One genomic segment of Hippoglossus hippoglossus isolate fHipHip1 chromosome 22, fHipHip1.pri, whole genome shotgun sequence includes these proteins:
- the LOC117756562 gene encoding serine/threonine-protein kinase pim-1-like: MLNGRACRIPREVLLMHKAAGEPVTVGKSAAVSILDWYDLDQEVLLVMERPVPSMELLRFMDENCGLIAEDVAKIIMKQLVDAAIDIQAKGVFHRDIKAENILIEFSSDGLRVRLIDFGCGCIWEKNCIYSQFSGTLAYAPPEFQINWQYMAGPTTVWQLASLLFEMLDGFRRFHTTGFLRNELRISSVWSKDCQDFLGKCLALEPEDRATLEEMQQHSWFKFPCPASTTWHYAENPAQTAQDNQTPKSEAPDFLLSFSYQTPRKNSG; the protein is encoded by the exons ATGTTAAATGGGAGGGCATGCAGGATTCCCAGGGAGGTGCTGCTCATGCACAAAGCCGCAGGCGAACCAGTGACTGTGGGAAAATCTGCAGCCGTGTCGATACTGGACTGGTACGATCTGGACCAAGAGGTTCTTCTGGTCATGGAGAGGCCAGTCCCGTCTATGGAACTGCTGCGCTTCATGGATGAGAACTGTGGTCTGATTGCCGAGGACGTTGCAAAG ATCATCATGAAGCAGCTGGTGGATGCTGCCATCGATATACAAGCCAAGGGCGTCTTCCACCGAGATATTAAAGCAGAGAACATCCTCATTGAGTTCAGCTCCGATGGCCTTCGAGTTCGGCTCATTGATTTTGGATGTGGCTGCATTtgggaaaaaaactgcatttacaGCCAGTTCTCTG GAACACTAGCATACGCTCCTCCAGAGTTTCAAATCAACTGGCAATACATGGCCGGCCCCACGACAGTCTGGCAGTTGGCATCATTGCTATTTGAAATGCTGGATGGATTCAGGCGGTTCCACACCACAGGGTTCCTCAGAAATGAACTCCGAATCAGCTCTGTGTGGTCCAAAG acTGCCAAGACTTCTTGGGAAAGTGTTTGGCTTTAGAGCCTGAGGACCGTGCCACTCTGGAGGAAATGCAGCAGCACTCCTGGTTTAAGTTCCCCTGt CCTGCTAGTACCACATGGCATTATGCTGAAAACCCTGCTCAGACCGCTCAGGACAACCAG acGCCCAAGTCAGAGGCTCCtgactttctcctgagtttctcctACCAGACCCCtcgtaaaaactctggataa
- the LOC117756565 gene encoding uncharacterized protein LOC117756565 — protein MVAKYPKSLQDIIGGDVIGPGYHSLVKQLQNRIENVKRSTSPKVRKRKQRTDESDTDKVPPEQRATIQDTYGCVNWDLKFLPRGETHESQHEKKEKLKIMSQQTDANPEEVKLLMKLTFYTQREQVNQGKNIQFLLEEGKRLLNYMNTVCLNKNKKFLQAVTKSKVMRGELSGCSEDVKEMLLLLLSYFDEKQDSMLCHVEDTCLAEEVQMDQVHLTPTIVVCGRSCYSSRRSC, from the exons ATGGTGGCAAAATATCCCAAATCTCTTCAAGACATAATCGGAGGAGATGTGATTGGGCCAGGGTATCACTCTCTTGTAAAGCAACTGCAAAACAGGATCGAGAATGTGAAGCGATCTACAAGCCCAAAAGTGAGAAAGCGAAAGCAGCGCACTGATGAGTCCGACACAGACAAAGTTCCTCCAGAACAGAGAGCAACAATCCAGGACACTTATGGTTGCGTTAACTGGGATTTAAAATTCCTGCCCCGTGGAGAGACTCATGAGAGCCAGcatgagaagaaagaaaaactgaagatCATGTCTCAACAAACTGATGCTAATCCAGAGGAGGTCAAACTTCTAATGAAGTTGACTTTCTACACACAGCGTGAACAAGTCAACCAGGGGAAAAATATACAATTCCTCCTGGAAGA GGGGAAACGGCTCCTGAACTACATGAATACTGTTTGTTtgaacaagaacaaaaagtTCTTACAGGCTGTTACAAAGTCTAAAGTGATGAGGGGAGAGCTGAGTGGTTGCTCTGAAGACGTCAAAgagatgctgctgcttctgctttcCTACTTTGATGAGAAGCAAGACTCGATGCTCTGCCATGTGGAGGACACATGCCTGGCAGAGGAAGTACAGATGGACCAAGTTCACCTGACTCCCACCATTGTTGTGTGTG gACGATCCTGTTATTCTTCGAGACGTTCATGCTGA